The following are from one region of the Pirellulales bacterium genome:
- a CDS encoding inositol monophosphatase family protein, giving the protein MGDYLKTCETAARAGGQVLLDWIGKFAIREKAPADLVTEADLASQEEVRRILLNSFPDHSFLGEEGNPIGPDDAEFRWLVDPLDGTTNYVHQIPHYCVSVALLRCGEPICGTVYDPVSRECFTAQAGHGAHLNGHELAVSRVESIDQAVVVVSLPPKLTADSRELAELVRVALVSQAIRRTGSAALNLCYVAAGRFDAYWGGKTKPWDVAAGALIIREAGGIITDYRGGALDLNIPRFVAAATKPLHEQMLKLIGDEQ; this is encoded by the coding sequence ATGGGAGACTATCTCAAAACCTGTGAAACGGCTGCCCGAGCAGGCGGGCAAGTGTTGTTAGATTGGATTGGAAAGTTTGCGATCAGGGAAAAAGCCCCCGCCGATTTGGTAACCGAAGCCGACTTGGCCAGCCAAGAGGAAGTGCGACGGATCCTCTTGAATTCCTTTCCGGACCACTCGTTTCTTGGGGAAGAAGGAAATCCTATCGGTCCGGACGATGCTGAATTCCGCTGGCTGGTTGATCCGCTCGACGGCACCACCAACTATGTCCATCAGATCCCACATTACTGTGTTTCTGTGGCCTTGCTGCGATGCGGCGAGCCTATATGTGGGACGGTGTACGATCCGGTCTCGCGGGAGTGCTTTACCGCACAGGCGGGGCACGGAGCGCATTTGAACGGGCATGAACTGGCCGTGAGCCGCGTGGAGAGCATTGATCAGGCTGTTGTGGTGGTAAGCTTGCCGCCCAAGTTGACTGCCGATTCGCGCGAGTTAGCCGAGCTGGTGCGCGTGGCACTGGTCTCACAAGCAATCCGCCGCACGGGCTCGGCGGCGCTGAATTTGTGCTATGTGGCAGCTGGCCGATTTGATGCTTACTGGGGCGGCAAAACCAAGCCCTGGGACGTGGCTGCCGGTGCGCTGATAATCCGCGAAGCAGGCGGCATCATTACCGATTACCGGGGCGGCGCGTTGGATTTGAACATTCCCCGTTTTGTCGCCGCGGCGACCAAGCCATTGCACGAGCAAATGCTGAAATTGATCGGGGATGAGCAGTAA
- the galE gene encoding UDP-glucose 4-epimerase GalE: protein MAIFVTGGAGYIGSVVVEQLVAKGEQVVVFDNLYQGHREAVHPRATFVQGDLSNRSAIDDALKRHQPHTVMHFASHTLVGESMKQPFQYLGENITNGLNLLQSMQQHGVRKFILSSTANLFDAPRKMPIDEEEQLVPGSPYGESKFILERMLYWLDKIHGLRYAALRYFNAAGATAERGENHHPELHLIPIVLQVALGQRDSVTIFGDDYPTPDGTCVRDYIHVADLAEAHILAMQAIDQKSRLYNLGNGKGFSIKQVIEAARKITGHAIPFQNGPRRPGDPAVLIASSERIRKELHWQPKYPDLHSIIESAWNWHKKHPQGYRGGSK from the coding sequence ATGGCGATTTTTGTGACCGGCGGCGCCGGCTATATCGGCAGCGTCGTCGTAGAGCAACTGGTGGCCAAGGGGGAACAGGTAGTCGTATTTGACAATCTATACCAGGGGCATCGAGAGGCGGTGCACCCGCGCGCCACATTCGTCCAAGGAGATTTGTCCAATCGATCTGCTATCGATGACGCGCTAAAGCGGCATCAGCCGCACACCGTGATGCACTTCGCTTCGCACACGTTGGTGGGTGAATCGATGAAACAACCGTTTCAATATCTGGGCGAGAACATTACCAACGGCCTGAACCTGTTGCAGAGCATGCAGCAGCACGGAGTGCGGAAGTTCATTTTGTCATCCACCGCGAATTTGTTCGATGCCCCGCGAAAGATGCCCATCGACGAAGAAGAGCAACTGGTGCCCGGCAGCCCTTACGGCGAATCCAAATTCATTTTGGAGCGAATGCTGTATTGGCTGGATAAAATCCATGGCTTGCGTTACGCCGCGCTGCGGTATTTCAATGCTGCGGGTGCAACGGCGGAGCGGGGCGAAAACCATCATCCGGAATTGCACTTAATTCCCATTGTGCTGCAAGTGGCGCTGGGGCAGCGCGATTCGGTGACCATTTTCGGCGACGATTATCCCACGCCCGACGGAACCTGCGTGCGAGATTACATTCACGTGGCGGACCTGGCCGAAGCCCACATTTTGGCGATGCAGGCCATCGACCAAAAAAGCCGGCTGTACAACCTGGGCAACGGAAAAGGGTTTAGCATCAAACAAGTGATTGAAGCGGCACGAAAAATCACGGGTCATGCCATTCCGTTTCAGAACGGACCCCGGCGGCCGGGCGACCCGGCCGTGCTGATTGCCAGCAGCGAGAGAATTCGCAAGGAATTGCACTGGCAACCGAAATATCCTGATTTGCACAGCATTATCGAATCGGCCTGGAACTGGCATAAAAAACATCCGCAGGGTTATCGCGGAGGTTCGAAATAA
- the galK gene encoding galactokinase, which translates to MPSVSGELESTAVSVDQLREQAVGEFRKRYARDPQYVVAAPGRVNIIGEHTDYNGGFVLPMAIERYVVMAAAKSTDHRGPDGRPAASVYSSNKQETAVLAVTGKISPGPVTWSSYAQGVVAGFVARGFAVPPFEAVIVSTVPLGGGLSSSAALEVATATLLEAMQGKSLEAVQKALLCQEAEHKYAGVPCGIMDQFSSALCTADHLMLLDCQSQQVRLVPFSAPDVTVLIANSNVKHELTGGEYAQRRAQCETAAKILGVDTLREATLARLEGARAKLGDVNYRRARHVIGEIERTVKAADVISAGQWNEVGQLMYASHNSLRDDYEVSCEELDLLVALAQQIGTGGGVIGSRMTGGGFGGCTVSLVKSGSAAEVAQTLHDHYHQQTGIEPALFTSRPAQGARSLPCR; encoded by the coding sequence ATGCCAAGCGTCAGTGGAGAGCTCGAATCGACGGCGGTTTCCGTGGATCAATTGCGCGAGCAGGCAGTCGGCGAATTTCGTAAACGGTATGCGCGCGATCCGCAGTATGTTGTGGCGGCGCCGGGCCGAGTGAACATCATCGGCGAGCACACCGATTACAACGGCGGCTTTGTGCTGCCGATGGCGATTGAACGCTACGTCGTAATGGCCGCGGCCAAATCGACTGATCATCGCGGTCCGGACGGCCGACCGGCGGCAAGTGTTTATAGCAGCAACAAGCAGGAAACGGCTGTACTGGCGGTTACCGGCAAAATCAGCCCCGGACCGGTCACGTGGTCGAGTTATGCGCAAGGCGTGGTGGCCGGGTTCGTGGCGCGGGGGTTTGCAGTTCCGCCATTCGAGGCTGTGATTGTATCCACCGTGCCGCTGGGCGGCGGACTATCGAGCAGCGCCGCTCTGGAAGTGGCCACGGCCACACTGCTGGAAGCCATGCAGGGAAAGTCGCTGGAGGCGGTGCAAAAGGCGCTTTTGTGCCAGGAGGCAGAACACAAATATGCGGGCGTGCCCTGTGGTATTATGGATCAATTCAGCAGCGCACTGTGCACTGCGGACCATTTGATGTTACTGGATTGTCAATCGCAGCAAGTCAGGCTTGTTCCGTTTTCGGCGCCGGACGTGACCGTGCTCATCGCCAACAGCAACGTCAAGCACGAGTTAACCGGTGGCGAATATGCCCAACGGCGCGCTCAGTGCGAGACTGCCGCAAAAATATTAGGCGTCGATACGCTTCGCGAGGCCACGCTCGCGCGATTGGAGGGCGCGCGTGCTAAATTGGGAGACGTGAATTACCGTCGGGCGCGGCACGTAATTGGGGAAATCGAACGGACAGTTAAGGCCGCCGATGTCATCAGCGCCGGCCAATGGAATGAAGTGGGGCAGTTGATGTATGCCAGCCACAATTCGTTGCGTGACGATTATGAGGTAAGCTGTGAAGAATTGGATTTACTGGTGGCACTGGCTCAGCAAATTGGTACCGGCGGCGGTGTGATCGGTTCGCGCATGACCGGCGGTGGATTTGGCGGCTGCACCGTGAGCTTGGTCAAAAGTGGTTCGGCCGCCGAAGTGGCCCAGACGCTTCACGATCACTATCATCAGCAAACAGGCATCGAGCCGGCATTATTCACGAGCCGTCCAGCCCAGGGCGCTCGATCCTTGCCATGCCGCTGA